One Brassica napus cultivar Da-Ae chromosome C4, Da-Ae, whole genome shotgun sequence genomic region harbors:
- the BNAC04G04890D gene encoding uncharacterized protein At5g39865, producing the protein MLWNWFQLRKRRQEVSPDTPKWSSRRFSCSSFKDVNNLLYDDDVPSPELQVLHQPRSPKIDRCTSRTPPLTRETLYSTDQGGVVLYYTSLRIVRKTFEECRAVRAILHRLRIPIDDRDLTMDARFHDELHAIFGTKNVELPKVFIGGRYIGGADEIKKLNESGELRKMVGELPPSDGRFSENCELCGGWRFVVCERCNGSHKIFLEENGFVNCTVCSVEGLVRCSSCFPIHRTIGDGTMISPVDLK; encoded by the coding sequence ATGTTGTGGAACTGGTTCCAACTACGAAAAAGGCGTCAGGAAGTCTCTCCCGACACGCCGAAATGGTCGTCGAGACGTTTCTCATGCTCATCTTTCAAAGACGTAAACAATCTTCTCTATGACGACGACGTTCCCTCGCCAGAACTTCAAGTCCTTCACCAGCCAAGGAGCCCCAAGATTGACCGTTGCACCTCAAGAACTCCCCCTCTGACGAGGGAGACGCTCTACTCCACCGACCAAGGAGGCGTGGTTCTCTACTACACCAGCCTCCGTATCGTACGCAAAACATTCGAGGAGTGCAGAGCCGTCCGAGCCATCCTCCACAGGCTCCGCATCCCTATCGACGATCGAGACTTAACGATGGACGCAAGGTTTCACGACGAGCTGCATGCGATATTCGGGACCAAGAACGTGGAGTTGCCTAAGGTTTTCATAGGTGGGAGATACATAGGAGGGGCGGACGAAATCAAGAAGTTAAATGAGAGCGGCGAGCTGAGGAAGATGGTCGGAGAACTACCACCGTCGGATGGAAGATTCAGTGAGAACTGTGAGTTATGCGGAGGATGGAGGTTCGTTGTTTGCGAGAGATGTAATGGTAGCCACAAGATCTTCTTGGAGGAAAATGGATTTGTAAATTGTACGGTTTGCAGTGTGGAAGGTCTTGTTAGGTGTTCCTCTTGTTTTCCGATACATCGGACTATCGGAGACGGAACTATGATATCTCCGGTAGATTTAAAGTAA
- the LOC106450920 gene encoding abscisic acid receptor PYL6 produces MPTSLQFQRSSSAAETSNATVSSYHHHHKQIHKVSLTRGMADVPEHVEIFHTHVVSPSQCFSVVVQDVDASASAVWSILSRFEHPQAYKHFVRSCHVAVGDGREVGSVREVRVVSGIPATFSLERLEIMDDDRLVISFSVVGGDHRLQNYKSVTTVHECSSTEDGKKRARVVESYVVDVPAGNDKEETCSFADTIVRCNLQSLAKLAENKRK; encoded by the coding sequence atgccAACGTCGCTACAGTTTCAAAGATCTTCCTCCGCCGCAGAAACATCCAACGCCACCGTCAGCTCCTATCACCACCACCACAAACAGATTCATAAAGTGAGCCTCACGCGTGGGATGGCTGATGTGCCGGAGCACGTGGAGATATTCCACACCCACGTGGTTAGTCCCTCTCAGTGCTTCTCCGTCGTGGTGCAAGACGTGGACGCTTCGGCTTCTGCCGTCTGGTCGATCCTCAGTCGCTTTGAACACCCTCAAGCGTACAAACATTTTGTTAGGAGCTGCCATGTGGCTGTTGGAGACGGCCGAGAGGTTGGATCGGTGAGAGAGGTCCGAGTTGTCTCGGGTATCCCCGCTACGTTCAGCTTAGAGAGACTCGAGATCATGGACGACGATCGCCTTGTCATCAGCTTCAGCGTCGTGGGTGGAGACCACAGGCTTCAGAACTACAAGTCGGTGACGACGGTGCACGAGTGTTCGTCGACGGAGGACGGTAAAAAGAGGGCACGTGTTGTGGAGTCATACGTCGTTGACGTACCGGCAGGTAACGATAAGGAAGAGACTTGCAGCTTCGCAGATACTATTGTACGTTGCAACTTGCAATCGCTGGCTAAACTCGCCGAGAACAAGCGTAAATAA
- the LOC106450841 gene encoding eukaryotic translation initiation factor 2 subunit alpha homolog yields the protein MATPNLECRMYEAKYPEVDMAVMIQVKSIADMGAYVSLLEYNNTEGMILFSELSRRRIRSVSSLIKVGKIEPVMVLRVDKERGYIDLSKRRVSEEDIQTCEERYNKSKLVHSIMRHVAETLSLDLEDLYVNIGWPLYRKYGHAFEAFKVLVTDPDSVLGSLTREIKEVGPDGQEVTRVVPAVTEEVKEALVKNIRRRMTPQPMKIRADIELKCFQFDGVVHIKEAMRKAEAAGNDDCPVKIKLVAPPLYVLTTHTLDKDQGIKILDEAIVACTETIEEHKGKLVVKEAPRAVSERDDKMLTEHMAKLRMDNEEISGDEESGEEEEDTGMGDVDIDGGAGIIE from the exons ATGGCGACACCGAATCTAGAGTGCCGCATGTACGAAGCCAAGTACCCGGAGGTAGACATGGCGGTGATGATCCAGGTCAAATCCATCGCCGACATGGGAGCCTACGTGTCGCTCCTCGAGTACAACAACACCGAAGGCATGATCCTCTTCTCCGAGCTCTCCCGCCGTCGGATCCGGAGCGTCAGCAGCTTGATCAAGGTCGGGAAAATCGAGCCCGTCATGGTCCTGCGTGTCGACAAGGAGAGGGGGTACATTGATCTGAGCAAACGCAGGGTTAGCGAGGAGGATATTCAGACTTGTGAGGAGAGGTATAATAAGAGCAAGCTCGTTCATTCTATCATGCGCCATGTTGCTGAGACTCTTTCTCTCGATTTGGAG GACTTGTATGTGAACATTGGTTGGCCTCTGTACCGAAAGTATGGTCATGCTTTTGAG gcCTTCAAGGTCTTAGTGACTGATCCTGATTCTGTGTTGGGTTCCCTCACCCGTGAGATCAAAGAAGTGGGTCCTGATGGGCAGGAG GTTACTAGAGTTGTACCTGCTGTTACGGAAGAAGTGAAAGAAGCACTTGTGAAGAACATTAGGAGGAGAATGACACCACAACCAATGAAAATCCGTGCTGATATTGAGTTGAAATGTTTTCAGTTTGACGGAGTTGTTCACATCAAG GAGGCCATGAGAAAGGCTGAAGCTGCTGGAAACGATGACTGTCCTGTTAAGATTAAATTGGTTGCTCCACCTCTGTATGTCCTTACTACTCATACTCTTGACAAG GACCAAGGGATTAAAATTCTAGACGAGGCCATAGTAGCTTGCACTGAGACAATTGAGGAACACAAAGGCAAACTTGTCGTTAAGGAGGCACCTAGAGCT GTGAGTGAAAGAGATGATAAGATGCTGACAGAACACATGGCGAAGCTAAGAATGGACAATGAAGAAATTAGCGGCGATGAAGagagtggagaagaagaagaggacacAGGGATGGGCGACGTTGATATCGACGGTGGCGCCGGAATCATTGAGTAG
- the LOC106434551 gene encoding uncharacterized protein LOC106434551: MAETLWIPKFLLIALVLIPFRVNSQCEFRFNRRNKVFEFNLASSVKNHPHGALSEDGFYRVEANSTVLWFQLCDMLIFNHDPPRCVGCQDCGGPSHCGTSCSALLSENVRGYDVCTSLGHASSSKVDVIDKEDPGKGIIVKMLAGSSNPNCSLSVSVICQKNKVDGPLTLTKSGTCDYATELRHPSGCAVAISGHGSGWGWFSTLLIIILCLFGAYLLGGSLYRYFSLGIRGIEVIPNSDFWVTVPHRIQSCFGSLFQRFRGSSHGQQASYSRVN, from the exons ATGGCGGAGACGCTCTGGATCCCGAAGTTTCTTCTCATCGCTCTCGTCCTTATCCCCTTCCGAGTTAACTCTCAGTGCGAGTTCAGATTCAATCGACGCAACAAGGTCTTTGAATTCAATTTAGCTTCTTCGGTTAAGAATCACCCTCACGGTGCTCTCAGCGAAGATGG GTTTTATAGAGTGGAAGCGAACAGTACCGTCCTTTGGTTTCAG CTTTGTGACATGCTTATATTCAATCACGACCCTCCTCGATGTGTTGGTTGCCAA GATTGCGGCGGTCCATCACACTGTGGAACATCGTGTAGTGCACTCTTGTCGGAGAATGTAAGAG GATATGATGTATGCACTTCTCTTGGGCATGCCTCAAGCTCAAAAGTTGATGTtattg ATAAAGAGGATCCTGGCAAAGGCATCATTGTTAAGATGTTAGCTGGAAGTAGTAACCCAAACTGCTCACTCTCAGTTTCTGTTATCTGCCAGAAAAATAAAGTTGAT GGACCACTCACTTTAACGAAATCTGGTACCTGTGATTAT GCTACTGAGTTGCGACATCCTTCAGGTTGTGCAGTAGCTATATCAGGCCATGGTAGTGGATGGGGCTGGTTTAGTACCTTACTAATCAT TATCTTATGTTTATTTGGAGCTTATCTGCTGGGAGGTTCATTGTATCGTTATTTCTCCCTCGGAATCCGTGGCATAGAA GTAATCCCAAATTCTGATTTCTGGGTCACTGTACCTCATAGAATACAG AGCTGCTTTGGTTCACTATTCCAGAGATTCAGGGGTTCAAGTCATGGCCAACAAGCCTCCTATTCGCGGGTCAACTAG
- the LOC125585058 gene encoding protein trichome birefringence-like 33, whose amino-acid sequence MKPSSPMSFTSSSSSSSLPRKTRLSPYLFTLLAFILFVCVLYGEDFMCIFGQLEPTFAFQPSPTPNNKKAEKLAFAIGKTEENCDVFSGKWVRDEASRPQYEEWECPYIQPQLTCQERGRPDKDYQFWRWQPNHCDLPSFNTTLMLETLRGKRMMYVGDSLNRGMFVSMICLLHRVIPDDQKSIKTSGSLTVFTAKEYNATIEFYWAPFLLESNSDDAIVHRISDRVVRKGSINKHGRHWKNVDIIVFNTYLWWMTGLKMKILQGSFEDKEKVITEVSTEDAYRMGMKSMLRWVKNNMDRKKTRVFFTSMSPTHAKGIDWGGEPGQNCYNQTTLIEDPKYWGSDCRKSIMKVIGEVFERSKTPITLLNITQMSNYRKDAHTSIYKKQWSRLTPEQLENPRSYADCVHWCLPGLQDTWNELLFAKLFYP is encoded by the exons ATGAAACCTTCATCACCAATGTccttcacttcttcttcttcttcttcttcacttccaCGCAAAACTCGTCTCTCTCCTTACCTCTTCACACTCTTAGCCTTCATCCTCTTTGTATGTGTTCTCTATGGTGAAGACTTCATGTGCATATTCGGCCAGCTTGAACCCACTTTTGCCTTCCAACCttctccaacacctaataacaAGAAAGCAGAGAAGCTTGCGTTTGCTATTGGCAAAACAGAGGAAAACTGTGACGTGTTTAGTGGCAAATGGGTGAGAGATGAAGCTTCCCGACCACAGTACGAGGAATGGGAGTGCCCGTACATTCAACCTCAGCTTACATGTCAAGAACGCGGCCGTCCCGACAAAGATTACCAGTTCTGGCGGTGGCAACCCAATCACTGCGACCTTCCCTC ATTCAACACCACGTTGATGTTGGAAACACTGAGAGGGAAGAGGATGATGTACGTTGGAGACTCGTTAAACCGTGGAATGTTTGTATCAATGATCTGTCTTCTTCATCGAGTCATCCCTGATGATCAAAAATCCATTAAAACTTCTGGTTCCCTCACTGTCTTCACTGCCAAG GAGTATAACGCGACGATAGAGTTCTACTGGGCACCGTTTCTTCTAGAATCCAACTCAGATGATGCTATTGTCCATAGAATATCAGATAGGGTTGTGAGGAAAGGGTCAATCAACAAACACGGTCGTCATTGGAAAAACGTTGATATAATCGTCTTCAACACTTATCTATGGTGGATGACTGGCTTGAAGATGAAGATACT gCAAGGATCATTTGAAGATAAAGAGAAGGTTATCACAGAGGTTTCTACTGAAGATGCGTACAGGATGGGGATGAAGAGCATGTTGAGATGGGTGAAGAACAATATGGATCGTAagaaaactagggttttcttcaCAAGCATGTCTCCAACACATGCCAA GGGAATAGATTGGGGAGGTGAGCCGGGACAGAACTGCTATAATCAGACAACACTGATAGAAGATCCAAAGTACTGGGGATCAGATTGTCGGAAAAGCATAATGAAAGTGATTGGAGAAGTGTTTGAGAGATCGAAAACACCGATAACGTTACTGAACATAACGCAGATGTCGAACTATAGGAAAGATGCGCACACGTCGATATACAAGAAGCAGTGGAGTCGACTTACGCCGGAGCAGCTAGAGAATCCTAGGAGCTATGCGGATTGTGTTCACTGGTGCTTGCCTGGCCTTCAAGATACTTGGAATGAGCTTCTCTTTGCTAAACTTTTCTATCCTTGA